A region of Nostoc sp. HK-01 DNA encodes the following proteins:
- a CDS encoding TPR repeat-containing protein, producing the protein MKSSKLAVTMIVLATLTFTPKAEAKSLFTNRQVIAQVPNSQTNQNRVNELNQLIQKSKDEEQLGLVTEALETLQKAIQISREIGDFDKEGTILNNMAVSYSILGKYATSIKFYQQALAIRKKNNDIFGEQLTLSNIGGLYTEIGQYNKALEFHQAALAINKQIGNRPTNTTTLADQVLTDIDDLRNSDYEAFILNNIGGTYQKLGQYDKALEFHEQALTKKGKGYEGEATTLNYIGGVYLKQGKYDKALEAYQRALAINKFLGNMEAGGTVLHNIGVVYSTQGKYDKALEFYQASLKLAKKIGDLPGEAVTLYSTGLVYRDLGQYPNAEKTLFSAMKIEESLRVGLIDPDKVSIFETQAATYRALQQVLIIQKKNIEALEVAERGRARALVDLLGLKISENTNNKQDIKPPSFEQIQQIAKAQNATLVEYSVNESNLYIWVIKPTGDFKFKQVALKSLKAPLAELVSKSRLAIGAGGRGIRVDPKEESNHKQNLQELHEILIEPIASVLPTNPEDKVIFIPHNSLFLVPFVALQDKDSKYLIEKHTILTAPAIQVLDLTRQQRQKVTVKDVLVMGNPIMPKVGIPPVQLAPLKGAATEALNIANLFKTKAITGKDATKAAFKQRLSTAKIIHLATHGLLDDADKSIPTAIALAPSGTDDGLLTPAEIIDLKINSELVVLSACDTGRGTITGDGVIGLSRALIIAGAPSMIVSLWSVPDSQTSELMIQFYQQWKKNPDKAVALRNAMLITMKKHPHPINWAAFILIGEAE; encoded by the coding sequence ATGAAAAGCTCAAAATTAGCAGTAACTATGATTGTATTAGCAACATTAACTTTTACACCTAAAGCTGAAGCCAAAAGCTTATTTACTAATCGACAAGTGATAGCACAAGTTCCTAACTCGCAAACCAATCAAAATAGAGTCAATGAGTTAAATCAACTGATTCAAAAAAGTAAAGACGAAGAGCAATTAGGTTTAGTAACAGAAGCACTAGAAACATTACAGAAAGCTATACAGATTAGCCGAGAAATCGGAGATTTTGATAAAGAAGGAACTATTTTGAATAATATGGCTGTATCTTATTCAATTTTAGGGAAGTATGCCACATCTATAAAATTCTATCAACAGGCTTTAGCTATTAGGAAAAAAAACAACGACATTTTTGGTGAACAATTAACGCTAAGTAACATTGGCGGATTGTACACAGAAATTGGGCAGTATAACAAAGCATTAGAATTTCATCAAGCGGCTTTAGCTATTAATAAACAAATTGGAAACCGCCCAACTAATACAACAACACTAGCCGATCAGGTTTTGACTGATATCGATGATTTGAGAAACTCAGATTATGAAGCTTTTATACTTAACAATATTGGAGGAACTTATCAAAAACTTGGTCAGTATGACAAAGCTCTAGAGTTTCACGAACAAGCTTTAACCAAAAAAGGAAAAGGTTATGAAGGTGAGGCAACTACACTTAATTATATCGGAGGTGTCTACTTAAAACAGGGGAAATATGACAAGGCTCTGGAGGCCTACCAAAGGGCTTTAGCCATTAACAAATTTTTGGGTAATATGGAAGCAGGAGGAACAGTTCTGCATAATATTGGGGTAGTTTATTCAACACAAGGAAAATATGACAAAGCTTTGGAGTTTTATCAAGCATCCTTAAAGCTTGCTAAAAAAATTGGAGATCTTCCTGGAGAAGCAGTAACTCTTTATAGTACAGGACTAGTTTACAGAGATCTTGGTCAGTATCCGAATGCTGAAAAAACTTTGTTCTCTGCTATGAAAATAGAAGAGTCTCTACGCGTAGGATTGATTGATCCGGATAAAGTATCTATCTTTGAAACACAAGCTGCAACTTACCGTGCTCTCCAACAAGTTTTAATTATTCAGAAAAAAAATATCGAAGCTCTAGAAGTAGCTGAACGGGGTAGAGCTAGGGCTTTAGTTGATTTATTAGGTTTAAAAATATCTGAGAATACTAATAACAAGCAAGATATAAAACCACCTAGTTTTGAGCAAATTCAGCAAATTGCCAAAGCACAAAATGCCACACTTGTTGAATATTCAGTAAACGAATCAAATTTATATATCTGGGTTATCAAACCAACTGGTGATTTTAAATTTAAGCAAGTAGCTCTCAAGTCATTAAAGGCACCACTTGCGGAACTAGTCAGTAAAAGCCGTTTAGCCATTGGTGCTGGCGGAAGGGGTATTAGAGTCGACCCTAAAGAAGAATCAAACCACAAACAAAATTTACAAGAATTACATGAAATATTGATTGAACCAATTGCTTCTGTACTGCCGACTAATCCAGAAGATAAAGTTATTTTCATACCTCATAATTCACTATTCTTAGTACCGTTCGTAGCATTGCAAGATAAAGACAGCAAATACTTAATTGAAAAACACACTATCTTAACTGCGCCTGCTATTCAAGTTCTAGATTTAACTCGTCAACAACGGCAAAAAGTTACAGTTAAAGATGTCTTAGTTATGGGTAATCCTATCATGCCTAAAGTAGGAATTCCACCTGTGCAACTTGCTCCTCTCAAAGGTGCAGCAACAGAAGCATTAAATATTGCTAACTTATTCAAAACTAAAGCTATCACTGGTAAGGATGCGACAAAAGCAGCTTTCAAACAAAGATTATCAACTGCTAAAATTATCCATTTAGCTACACATGGATTGTTAGATGATGCTGATAAGAGTATACCTACTGCGATCGCCCTTGCTCCCTCCGGTACAGATGATGGTTTACTTACGCCAGCAGAAATTATCGATTTAAAAATCAACTCAGAGTTAGTAGTTTTGAGTGCTTGTGATACAGGAAGAGGCACAATTACTGGTGATGGAGTAATTGGTTTATCACGTGCTTTAATTATCGCTGGTGCACCGAGTATGATTGTCTCGTTGTGGTCTGTTCCTGATTCACAAACATCGGAATTAATGATCCAGTTTTATCAACAGTGGAAGAAAAATCCTGATAAGGCTGTGGCGTTGAGAAATGCCATGTTGATAACCATGAAAAAGCATCCTCATCCCATAAATTGGGCTGCTTTTATTCTCATTGGTGAAGCCGAGTAA